The genome window AACAATTATTGAAGAACAAGAAGTAAAAGAAGAAGATTGGGCAAATTCATGGAAAATTTATTTTAAACCTGAAAAAATTGGAGAAAAGACTGTAATTAAACCTTCCTGGGAAAATTATAAAGAAAAACCAGGAGACTTAGTAATAGAACTGGATCCTGGCATGGCATTTGGTACTGGTAATCACGCAACCACATCTTTATGTATAAATTTGTTAGAAAAATATGTAAAACCAGAGATGAATGTTATTGATGTAGGTTGTGGTAGTGGTATTTTAAGTATTTTAGCAGCCAAGTTAGAAGCTAAAAATGTAGAAGCTTTAGATTTTGATAATGTTGCAGTTAGAGTTGCTAAAGAAAATGTCGTTATAAATAATTTACAAGATAGTAATATTACAGTATGTCAAAGTGATTTACTCCAAAAGGCTACTTTAAAAGCTGATTTAATCGTAGCTAATATAGTTGCAGATATTATAATCAGAATGATTCCATCTGTTCAGAACTATTTAACCGAAAAGGGAATTTTAATTTGTTCGGGAATCATAGATGAAAGAAAAGATGATGTTATTAAAGCTCTAGAAGAATATGATTTTAAAACACTAGAAATAAAGGAAAAATCAGGTTGGGTAGCTATCGTAGTCCAAAGCGGGTTACAGGAGAGATAAGAATGCGAAGATTATTTATACCGACAAGTGAAGTTGAGAGTGATTTAATTATTATAGATGGTAGTGATGCGCATTATCTTTTAAATGTTTTAAGAATAGAAGAAAAAGAAGAGATTATAATTTTTGATGGTAAAGGAACTGAGTATTTAGTAGAAATTAATAAAACAAGTAAAACTCAAGTTGAAGGTCTTATAAAGGATACCTATTTTGTTGGTCAAGATACTGAGGTACAAGTTACCTTAATTCAATCCATAGCTAAAGGCGATAAAATGGATTATATTATTCAAAAATGTACAGAAATAGGTGTAGGTAAGATTATTCCGATAATTACAGAAAGAACAATAGTAAAACTTGATGCTAAAAAGAAAAAAGAAAGAAAAGATAGATGGCAAAAAATAGCTACTGAAGCTGCGAAACAAAGTAAAAGAGTGATCGTGCCTGAAGTAACAGAGATATTAACCTTGGAAGAATTAATAAAGAAACTAGATAATACTGAAAAAACCTTGATTTTATGGGAAGATGAAAATAAAACTAAAATGAAAGAATATCTTAAAAAACAAGAAAGTATCGAAAACATAAACATCATCATTGGACCAGAGGGTGGATTATCAGAAGCTGAGGTTAATAAATTACAAGAAAAAGGTGCGATAGCAGCTTCGCTAGGTTCTCGAATTTTAAGAACCGAGACAGCTGGATTAGTAGCCTTAACTATAGTCTTATATGAATTAGGTGAGTTAGGATGAGTAATGAAAATAAGAAAAGGGTTGCCTTATATACTTTAGGATGTAAGGTAAATCAAGATGAAACTGAAGCAATTGAGGGACTATTTAAAGACCGAAATTATGAGATTGTATCTTTTGAAAATAGAGCTGATGTATATATTATTAATACATGTACAGTAACTCATTTAGCAGACCGAAAATCACGTCAATTTATTCGAAGAGCAATTAATACAAATCCCAATGCTTTAATTGTAGTAACAGGATGTTATGCTCAGACATCTGCAGATGAGTTAGAAAAAATACCGGGTGTAGATTTAATAATTGGAACTAGTGGACGAGAAAAAATAGTAGATGTCATTGAGGAACATCAAAAGGTGAATATGGCTACTACCTTCGTTTCTGATATTAGAAAAGCTAAGGATTTTGAAGAATTACCAGTTGATCGTTTGATTCATAAAACAAGGGCTTATTTAAAGGTACAAGAAGGTTGTGAACAATTTTGTACTTATTGTATCATTCCTTATTCAAGGGGACCTTTTAGGAGCCGTAGCCTTGATAATTGTATAAACGAAGCGGGGAGACTAGTTGATGCAGGGTTTAAGGAAATTGTCTTAACTGGTATACATCTAGGCGCATATGGTATTTATGATGAAAAGCTTAGCCTATTTGATTTATGCAAGAATTTATTAGATAAAACTGATATTAAACGTTTACGACTCAGTTCTATTGAGCCTACAGAAATAAATGATGAAATTATAGAATTAATGAAAAATGATTCTCGTTTTTGTCGTCATTTACATATTCCACTGCAAAGCGGGGATAATAAAATACTTAAATTGATGAATCGACCTTATGATGCTGAACAATTTCAGCAGTTAGTAACAAAGGTTAAGCAAGAAGTACCAGGGGCTTCGATAACCACAGATTTCATTGTCGGATTTCCAGGTGAAGATGATGAGTCTTTTGCAAATAGTGTTGAGCTTATAGAAAAAGTTGGTTTTAGTGATATTCATGTATTTAAATATTCTCCTCGCAAAGGAACTCCTGCTAGTAAATATCCAGATCAAGTTGAAGCTAGTATTAAAGAAAAAAGAAGTAAAATTATTAGTGATCTTGCAACTAGAGGATTTGTAAACTTTGCTAGTCAGTTTATAAATCAAACAGTTGAAGTATTAGTCGAACAAGATGTTAAGGGAATTTGTGAAGGTCATACAGATAATTATTTACCTGTAAAATTTAAAGGTAAAATAGATAAGGGGCAAATCGTAAAAGTAAAAATAAAAAATCTTGAAAAAGGATTTTTAAGTGGCGAGTTGATTTAATAGCAGGA of Desulfonispora thiosulfatigenes DSM 11270 contains these proteins:
- the prmA gene encoding 50S ribosomal protein L11 methyltransferase: MNWLEVKVTTVQEAIEGIANIFHEIGAGGVVIEDPQLISIYAAKGTWDAHDFTKELLDKMDVVVKGYLPVDEFIFSRLEELKLELELLKVRIGEIPTIIEEQEVKEEDWANSWKIYFKPEKIGEKTVIKPSWENYKEKPGDLVIELDPGMAFGTGNHATTSLCINLLEKYVKPEMNVIDVGCGSGILSILAAKLEAKNVEALDFDNVAVRVAKENVVINNLQDSNITVCQSDLLQKATLKADLIVANIVADIIIRMIPSVQNYLTEKGILICSGIIDERKDDVIKALEEYDFKTLEIKEKSGWVAIVVQSGLQER
- a CDS encoding 16S rRNA (uracil(1498)-N(3))-methyltransferase; the encoded protein is MRRLFIPTSEVESDLIIIDGSDAHYLLNVLRIEEKEEIIIFDGKGTEYLVEINKTSKTQVEGLIKDTYFVGQDTEVQVTLIQSIAKGDKMDYIIQKCTEIGVGKIIPIITERTIVKLDAKKKKERKDRWQKIATEAAKQSKRVIVPEVTEILTLEELIKKLDNTEKTLILWEDENKTKMKEYLKKQESIENINIIIGPEGGLSEAEVNKLQEKGAIAASLGSRILRTETAGLVALTIVLYELGELG
- the mtaB gene encoding tRNA (N(6)-L-threonylcarbamoyladenosine(37)-C(2))-methylthiotransferase MtaB gives rise to the protein MSNENKKRVALYTLGCKVNQDETEAIEGLFKDRNYEIVSFENRADVYIINTCTVTHLADRKSRQFIRRAINTNPNALIVVTGCYAQTSADELEKIPGVDLIIGTSGREKIVDVIEEHQKVNMATTFVSDIRKAKDFEELPVDRLIHKTRAYLKVQEGCEQFCTYCIIPYSRGPFRSRSLDNCINEAGRLVDAGFKEIVLTGIHLGAYGIYDEKLSLFDLCKNLLDKTDIKRLRLSSIEPTEINDEIIELMKNDSRFCRHLHIPLQSGDNKILKLMNRPYDAEQFQQLVTKVKQEVPGASITTDFIVGFPGEDDESFANSVELIEKVGFSDIHVFKYSPRKGTPASKYPDQVEASIKEKRSKIISDLATRGFVNFASQFINQTVEVLVEQDVKGICEGHTDNYLPVKFKGKIDKGQIVKVKIKNLEKGFLSGELI